Genomic window (Fundidesulfovibrio terrae):
CCCGGCGCAGGTCCACTGGCCCTGGCTTCCCGTAGCGCCCAAGGTGCTCGGATGGGTCGGGAGAGGCGGCCAGTTCTACCTGAGCCAGGAGTACGCCCGCGCGGGACTGGCCGGGAAACAACATACCGCCGGTGGAAACAAATGAAGACGACCCTCAAGCGAACGCTGCACATCGTCGCCAAGGTCGCGACGTTTCCGGCGGCTGCCTTGGTCCGGATCGCGGACCGACCAGGAGGGGAACACCGGATGTTCAGGGGCCTCTCGCAGCTCATGAGCCTCGTCCCGGGTACCTTGGGGTCCGTGCTGCGTAGCGGATTCTATGTCCAGACGCTCACGCGCTGTTCCTGGGAGGCGACCTTCGACTTCGGAGTGCTGTTCTCCACGCCAGACTCCGAGATCGAGGACCACGTCTACATCGGCCCGTACACCATCGTATCCAAGGCGCATATCGGGCGCGACACCATCATCGGCAGCTTCGTCAGCATCACCAGCGGCAAGTCCACGCACCACTTCGCGGATGCTCATACCCCCATACGGCTCCAAGGGGGATCGCATGACGGGGTGCGCATCGGCAACGACTGCTGGATCGGAAACCAGGCGGTCATCATGGCCGACGTCGGCGACGGATGTGTGGTGGGCGCAGGCTCGGTTGTGGTGAAGGACGCCGAGCCCGGCCACGTGGTGGCGGGAAACCCCGCCAGGACGATCAAGGAACGAAACGATCCCGGCACCGTCCAGGCGCCGGCCAGGAGCGCGTAAATGAATGCATCCGCCATGCTCGCGGGCAAGAGGGTCCTGATCACCGGCTGCTGCGGCACCGTGGGCAGGGAACTGGTCGCCCACATACTCACCCAATACGGTGTGAAGGAACTGCTCTGCATCGACAACAACGAGAGCGCGACCTTCTTCATGGAACAGGAATGGCTGTCTCACCCCCATGCGCACTTCTTCATCGGAGACATGCGCAACGCCAAGAGGATGCTCCAGTTGATGGAAGATGTTGACGTCGTATTTCACGCAGCGGCGTTCAAGCATGTCGGGTTATGCGAACGCTCTCCGACTGAAGCCGTGGAAAACAACATCCTCGGAGTGCAGAACATCATTGAGGCAGCGATCGCAAACCACGTCGAACGCGTGATCTTCACGAGCTCGGACAAGGCGGTCAACCCCACCAACGTCATGGGGACGTCCAAACTCATGGGCGAACGGCTCATGACCGCGGCCAACAGTAACCGGAGAAAAGGCGGAACCGTGTTCGCCTCCACCCGTTTCGGCAATGTGCTGGGCTCCAGGGGATCGGTCATTCCCATCTTCCGGGAGCAAATCCGGGCGGGAGGCCCCGTCACCCTCACCGACGCGGACATGACCCGATTCATCATGAGCATCGAGCAGGCCGCCCGCCTCGTTCTGGATTCTTCCGCCCTCGCCCGAGGAGGCGAAGTCTTCATCACGAAGATGCCGGTGATCAGGATCAAGGACCTGGCCGAGGTAATGATCCGGGAGATTGCCCCCCGGTACGGCCATGATCCGGCGAGCATTCCCATCACGGAAATCGGCGCGAAACCGGGTGAGAAAATGTACGAGGAACTCATGAGCCTCGAAGAAACCCGGCGTGCGGTCGAGCTGACGGACTACTTCGCCGTTCTCCCAGCATTTCATGGCCTGTATCGGGAAACGGCCTACGACTACGACGACATTGTTCCCGGCGTCGTGACCAACCCCTACAACTCGTGCAACGAGCCGCCCATGACCCAGGAACAGCTCACGCGGTTCCTGTACGTGAACAAGCTGCTCGAAGAGCCTGTCGAGGGCTCTCACCCCGCGCAGAGGCATTGGCCCTAAACGCGGCAATCGCATCGATCACCAGGAGCAACACCATGAAGATACTGATATTGGGTGGCGATGGTTATCTCGGATGGCCAACCGCCATGCACCTTTCGGCCAGGGGCCACGACGTGGCCTGCGTGGACAACTATCTGCGCCGCAACCTCTGCTCCAACGAGGATGGAGACCCGCTTTTCCCCACGCCCCGGCTGCCCGAAAGGGCATCGATCTGGAAGTCCGTCTCCGGGAAGGACGTCCAGGTGTTCATCGGCGACCTGACGCAGTGGGATTTCGTCAGTGAGGTGTTCAGGGCGTTCACGCCCGACGCCATCGTCCACTACGCGGAGCAGCCTTCGGCTCCCTACTCCATGCTCAGCCGAAGGGCCGCCAGCCTGACCTTGGCCAACAACCTGCAAACCACGGCCAATTGCGTCTTCGCCGTTCGCGAATTTTGCCCCCAGGCCCAGATCGTCAAGCTCGGCACCATGGGCGAATACGGCACACCCAACATCGACATCGAGGAAGGCTGGCTCGACGTGGAGCACAAGGGGCGCCGCCAGCGTTTCCTATACCCGCGCCAGGCCAGCAGCCTCTACCATACCACCAAGATCATGGACACGGACATGCTCTGGTTCTACGTGCGCACCTGGGGCCTTGCCGTGACCGACCTGATGCAGGGCCCGGTCTACGGCATCACCACCCAGGAATCGGGCAGCGACGAGCGCCTGATGCCTTTCTTCAACTACGACGAGCTGTTCGGCACAGTGCTCAACAGATTCCTGGTGCAGGCCGTGGCGGGCGTCCCCCTTACGGTCTACGGTTCCGGCAAGCAGATCCGCGGATACCTCAACATCATCGACACCGTGAACTGCGTCCGGCTGGCCCTGGAAAAGCCGGCCGGCCCGGGCGAGCTGCGCGTCTTCAACCAGTTGACCGAAACCTTCGACGTCCTCACCTTGGCGGACATGGTCCAAAAGGCCGGCAACGCCATGAACCTGGACGTGCGCGTCCAGCACATCCCCAATCCGAGGAAAGAGGCCGAGGAGCACTACTACAACCCGGCCTACACCGGGCTCGCCGACCTGGGCCTGAAACCGACCCTGCTCACGGACGAAATCCTGCGGTCCATGCTGCAGCTGGTGCTCAAGCACAAGGCGTCCATCCGTCCCCAGAGCATCTTCAGGGGGGTCAAATGGGCATGAACTGGCTCATCACGGGCGGCGCCGGATTCATCGGCCGCAACCTCGTCTCCTCGCTTCTTGGTGAAGGAGGGCACGCCATCCGCATCCTGGACGACCTGAGCGTGGGGGACAGGGACGGCCTTGCCGAGGTCTGCCGTTTTTCCGAATGCGGCCCCGCCGCTCTTGCCGGATTCCCCGGGCCTGGCGAGGTCCAGTTGGTCCCGGCGAACATCCTCGATGAACACGACACCGCCAGCGCCTGCGGCGGCGCTGACGTGGTGGTGCACCTGGCGGCCAACACAGGGGTGGGACCGTCCGTCAAAAATCCCAGATGGGACTGCAAGGTCAACGTGCTGGGCACGCTGAACTGCCTGGAGGGCGCCCGCCAGGCTGGAGCCAGGCGCTTCGTCTTCGCCTCCAGCGGAGCCCCGGCCGGAGACGCGCCCCCCCCCATCCGCGAGGACATCGTTCCGCGCCCCATGTCGCCTTACGGGGCGAGCAAAATGGCCGGAGAAGGATACTGCTGCGCCTACTGGAAGTGTTTCGGAGTTCCGTCGGTGTCGCTCCGGTTCAGCAACGTCTACGGTCCGCTCTCCAGCCACAAGTCCAGCGCGGTTGCCAGCTTCATCTCGGCGGCCCGCAAGGGCGAGCCCCTGGACGTGTTCGGTGACGGCCTTCAAACCAGGGATTTCCTGTACGTGGACGACCTGGTCGAGGCGGTCAAGAGCTCCGCAGTGCGAGAGGACGCCGCGGGCGAAACATTCCAGATCGCAACCGGCGAGGAAACCACCGTGAACAGCCTGGTGGCCATGCTGGTGGAGGCGCTCGCGGCCAAAGGCCTGCCTCAGGCCGCAGTCAGGCACCTCGGAGAGCGCCAGGGCGACATGCGGCGCAACTACTCGGACACCTCAAAAGCCCAGCAGATGCTCCACTGGAGGGCTAAGGTCGGGCTCAAGGAGGGGCTAGCCAGAACCGTTGACTGGTTCGCCGCTCGAGGAGGTCATTGACATGGACGCGACGCTCAGTCCCAAGCTCTCCCCGCCCCAGGGGCCGCAGGGAGGTTCCGTCGCGACGCTCGCGGCCCTGGTCAGGTCCCAGTACCCGTTGATGCTCCTGGCCCTGGCCTCGGTGGCGGCCGCCTACTGGTCCATCGTGCACGGCATGGTACTGGACTGGATGAACGACGAGAACAGCTCCCACGGGTTCATCGTCCCGGTGGTTTCCGCCTATCTGATCTGGCAGCGCCGGGAACGGCTCATGGCCCAGCCGGCCAAGCCCAGCGCCATGGGGCTTGCCATCGTCGCCATGGGAGCGGCCATGCTCCTCCTGGGGTGGCTGGCCACGGAATACTTCACCATGCGCTTCTCGCTCCTGGTGGTGTTGACCGGGTGCGTGGTGTACTGGGCCGGGTGGGGGGTCCTGGGCGTGCTGGCTGGCCCCATGGCCTACCTGACGCTCATGATCCCGGTTCCGGCCGTGCTCTACGACGCGTTGGCCTTTCCCCTGAAGCTCTTCGTCACCAAGGTGTCCGTGGTCGTTTTGAAGGCCCTGGGAATACTGGTGGTGCGCGAGGGCAACATCATGGCCTTCCCCAACATAACCCTTGAGGTGGTCAACGCCTGCAGCGGACTGCGCTCGCTCACATCGCTTTTGGCGGTGGGCCTGGCCTACGTGATGCTTTTCGTTCGCCCCTTCAAGGAGAAGCTGGCCATCGTGGCCCTCATCTTCCCCATCGCCCTGGCCGCCAACATGGTCCGGGTGATCGGCACCGGCATCCTGGCCCAGCACTTCGGCGAGGCCGCAGCCGAGGGCTTCTTCCATGAATTCGCGGGGCTGGTCATCTTCCTGACGTCCATCGCCATGCTCATGGCCTCCCACCGCATCCTGTCAAGGTGGTTCCGATGAAGACATACCTCCGCTACCTGGCCATCGTGGCCGTGATGGCCTTCGCGGGCGTGTACATGGCCACCCACCATGACCAGCCGAGCCCGCTGGCCAAACCCCTGGCCGAATTCCCCACCCAGGTGGGCGACTGGACAATGATCCAGAACTCCCGGTTCGACCCGGACACCTTGCGGATACTCAGGCCCACCGACTACATGGCCAAGCGCTACCAGAGAAAGGACGGAGCCGTGGCCGACCTCTACGTGGGCTACCACGACGGGGCCAGCAAGGCCGGGCCGCTCCACTCGCCCAGGAACTGCCTGCCCGGCTCCGGCTGGTATGAGGTCTCCACGGAGCCTTCCCCGGTGAACCTCGCGTCCAGGACCCTGGACACCGTCACCGCGGTCTACCAGAACGGGGCCGACACCGAACTCTTCATGTACTGGTTCGAGGTGGGCGGGGTCGCCATCACCAACGAATACGCCCTGAAGATTCAAGAGGTGCTCCACTCCATCCGGAGTGGGCGGCGGGCGGCCAGCTTCATCCGGATCTCCGTGCCCATGCCGGGCGACAAGGCCAAGGCGTCGGAACTGGCCGAGGATTTCCTGAAAACCGTGCAGCCCGTGCTGGCGCAATTCCTCCAGTCGTAAGGACGGCCATGTCTCCCGGACCAGTCCAGACCGTTCTCCTCCTCCTGTGCACCGGGCTTTCGGTGGCGCTGGCGGCCAGCCTGTTCCTCAAGCCTGGCATGGGCTACGTCCGGTGGTACGTCATCGCCGGCGTTGCCGCTTCGCTCTGCCTGGACGCTCTGGGAGTCTGGGGTCTGCCGGGAGACTCGGGCCTGGCCTGGACCGGCCCGTACATGGCGGTGGAACTCACCGGGGCCGTCACCTGGATGCTCTTCAGCAGGCGCTACGCCAGGCCCAAGGAACAGTCCCTGAGCCCAGCCCTCTCCTGGTTCGCGGTGGCCGCCATCGGGACCGCCGCCGGGATATGCGCCGCTCCGGCCGGAATCCTGGCCGTCCGGGCCGCCGCGCAGAACGGCCCGGTGTTCTTCCTCTCCGCCCCGGGATTCCTCGTCCGGTGCGCCACGCTCACGGTGCTCATCATGTCGCTCACGGCCCTGGAGGCCACGCTGGTCAACTCCGTGCACGGGCAGCGCTGGAGGATCAAGTTCACCATCCTCGGATGTTTCTCCATCCTGGGGTCGCATCTCTTCACCCTGAGCCTGGGGCTTCTCTACCACACCCTGGACACCTCCCTGGCCCCGGCCCGCCAGACCGGATTCGCCATCGGCACGGCATTCCTGCTGTATTCGTCGCTCTTCCGGGGCGGGGAGGCCCCGGTGGCGGTGTCCAAACGCCTGGCCCGGACCTCCGTGGTGCTCTTCGGAGCCGGGGCATACCTGCTCTTTCTCGGGGCCCTGGGCCTGGCCATGAGCCTGACGGGCAGCGCCGGCAACCGCGCGCTGCTCCTGGCTCTGGGGATCGTCTCCGGAGTGGGCCTGCTGACGCTCATGCTCTCGGAGCGGTTCCGCCGCAAGTGCACACGGCTTCTGCAGCACTATTTCTACAAGGAAAAATACGACTACCGCACCCAGTGGATGTCCTTCACCAACAGGATATCCAGCGTGCGCAGCCGGGACGGACTCTACCAGGCCGTGCTCCTCGGGTTCTGCGAGACGTTCGGCATGGGCGGCGCGGTGCTCTACCTCAAGGAGCCCGGCGGCCAGGCCATGGTTCCGGCCACGGTCTGGGAACTGGACCACATCATCCCCCCTCGCCTGGATTCCAAGGACGGACTCGTCCGCAGGCTCCAGGACGGCCTCGCCGCCGTGGACATCCGCCAGGGGATCAGCTCTGCCAGCGAGCAGACGGCGGCCTTCCTGTCAGAATCCCAGGCCAGTTTCGCCGTGCCCCTGCTGCAGGGAGAGTCCCTGGAGGGCCTGATCCTCATGCTCAAGCCCATCGACGAGACTGAGGAGTTCAACCAGGAGGATTTCGACCTCATGGAAGCCCTGGGCAGCCAGGCAAACGCGGCGATCCTGAACCTGCGGCTGGCGGAACTGCTCACACAGGCCCGGGACATGGAGGTCATGGGCAAGGTTTCCACCTTCATCGTCCACGACCTGAAGAACCTCGTCTACACCCTGTCGCTCATCGTGGACAACGCCAAGCGCTACATCCAGGACCCCGCTTTCCAGCAGGACATGCTCAAGGGTCTGGAGAACACCGTGTCCAAGATGCACGTGCTCATCTCGCAACTGAGACAACTCCCCACGCGCGAGAACCTGTCCATGGAGACGGCCGACCTCAAGCAGCTGGTCAAGGAGACCTTCAAGCACGCCTCCCTGGACGCCCTGGTCTTCGACGGGGACACCGTCGCGGCCGAGGTGGACCGGTCGCAGCTCCAGAAGGTCATCCTGAACCTGGTGCTCAACGCCCGCGAAGCCAGCCCGGCCGGAGAAACCGTGCGTGTGGAGACGGGTTTCGACACAACCCCGTACATCAAGGTTATCGACAACGGCCCCGGGATGAGCGATCGTTTCATCAGCGAAAGTCTTTTCCAGCCATTCAAGACCACGAAATCCAAAGGGATGGGTATCGGTTTGTATCAGTGTAAGCAGATCGTCGAAGCACATGGCGGCACCATCGAGGTTTCGAGCGCGCCGGGAGTAGGGTCGGAGTTCACGGTGCGCCTGCCTGCTCCGGATGCCGCGACACAGCTGGAGGGCGCATGAATCGCACGCTTCTGATCGTGGACGACAACGAGGACGTCCGCCAGCAGCTCAAATGGGGCCTGTCTTCAGAGCCCTACACCCTGGTCTTCGCCCAGGGCGTCGAGGAGGCGTTGGAAAAATTCCGCGAACACTCCCCCCAGGCCGTCACCCTGGACCTGGGCCTGCCCCCCAGGACCGAGGACGCCTCGCAGGGATTCAAGTGTCTGGAGGAGCTGCGGCGCATCTCGCCCACGGCCAAGATCATCGTCATCACCGGCTTCGACTCGCGCGAGTACGCCCGCCGCGCGGTGGACCTGGGCGCCTACGACTTCTTCCTCAAGCCCATCGACCTGGACGAGCTCAAGGTGATGATCCGCCGGGCCTTCCATCTCTTCGAGATCGAGCAGGAGCGGCCCGCCCGCAAGTCCGCCGCCCCCAGGGCCGTCCACCCGGCCGGCATGATCGGGGATTCCACGCCCATGCGGGAGGTGCTGGCGCACATCGAAAAGGTGGCCGCTTCGGACGTGCCGGTGCTCATCCAGGGTGAATCCGGCACGGGCAAAGAGCTGGTCGCCAGGGCCATCCACGAGCTCTCCCCGCGCAAATCCGGCCCCATGGTCTGCATCAACTGCGGCGCGGTGCCAGAGAACCTCATCGAGTCCGAATTCTTCGGCCACGAGCGTGGCTCATTCACCGGCGCGGTATCCACGGTGCGGGGCAAGGTGGAGTATGCCGACAACGGCCTGCTCTTCCTGGACGAGATCGGGGAACTGCCCGCCAACCTGCAGGTGAAGCTCCTGCGCTTCCTCCAGGAGATGGTCTTCCAGCGGGTGGGCGGGCGCAAGAACCTGGAGGTCAACGTGCGGGTGGTGGCGGCCACCAACATCGACATCCAGGAGGCCATGCGCAACGGCAGCTTCCGCGAGGACCTTTTCTACAGGATCGGCGTGGTTTCGCTGAAGCTCCCGCCGCTTCGGGAGCGCGGCAAGGACGTCATCCTGCTGGCCGAGCACTTCCTGCGCAAGCACCACGAGGGCACTGGCAGCGCCGTCTCGGGCTTCACCCAGGACGCCCTGGACGCCCTCTCCAGCCACTCCTGGCCGGGCAACGTCAGGGAACTGGAGAACACCGTGCGCCGGGCCATGGTGATGTCGAACTCAACCACGATCTCTGCCGCCGACCTGGGGCTCACTCCGGAGTGCCCGAGCGACCTCGGCTCTCCCATACCGGCCAACGCCACCCTCAAGGAGGCCCGGTCGCTGGTGGAGAAGCAGATGGTGGAGGCCGCGCTGGGCCGGTCGGGGGGAAACATCCTCAAGGCGGCGGAAGCCCTCGGGATCAGCAGGCCTACCTTCTACGACCTGCTCAGGAAGCACGGCATCGCCCTCTGACGCGGACTTTTGCGGCAAACGTGCGTGATCGCCGTGGGCCGGTTCATTCTTCGGGATCTTATGCCATATTCGTCAATACTGCCGAACGACGGGACGAAATTGCCCCTTGAGAAACAACAATGAGCACCAGAAAAATCGTTCCGGAAAATATCCTTACATACGTATTGCTAGGCGTTTCCGCCGTAGTCCTGGCCATTGCATATGCGCGAGGCCAAGGAAAATGGGGGGACATCATCATTGACTACGGCAGGGAGTTGTACATTCCATGGCAAATAAGCAAAGGAAAGTCGCTTTACCTTGATGTCGCGAACTATTTCGGCCCTCTCTCATCATATATTAACGCGAATATATTCACAATATTCGGCACATCAACTCGTGTCATTCAGAATTTCAACTTCGTAATTCTAATACTAACATGCATATTAATATTTAATACTATAAAATTTGCATCCAGCGACAAAATAGCTTCGGTATGCGTGCTCGTATTCTTGCTATTCACGGGGACCAGCACCTATGAAAGCTTGAGAAATTACAACTTCATATCGCCATACTCGCATGAACTCATGCACGGATTATTCCTTGGCTTCGTAATAGTTTTCCTCCTCACAGCACGCCAGCGAATCATACTGCGTACATCCATATTCCTCATCGGGCTTTTCCTTGGGTGCATTTCCATCGCGAAGTCAGAAACTTTCTTGGCCACTGCCGCAGCCCTGCTGTATTATTTGACGGCGACCATCCAGACCAACGAGCACAGGATTCATGCTAGAGGAGTATTCTCTTTCCTTCTCGGCTTCATATGCGTTCCAGCGTTGTTCCTCATATATTTATCCTCAAAAATGCCCATTTTGGAGACGATTCGATCATTGACGTTGATGTACACCTTGCCGTTTTCCCCTCCGGAACCGATGAGGGTGTTTTTCTCAAACATCAGCGGCAGCGCCAACCCGGCAAAACAACTCGGAATGATGGCGACATCGTGCCTGCTTATATTCTTATTGTATTACGTCTATCATTTGATCTCCAAAAAAATTCAACCTTCAAGCCCCCTGCGAAAGGCACTGCTCCTTCTGTGCTACCTGACGCCGTTCATTGCGATCGCCGCAAAACACGCACAGCCTGATTTTCCCTCAAAAATTTCGACAACGTTCCTACCGCCGTTCCTTGTTATTGCATTTTTCAAGCTGCACAGCCTCATCAGGTCGAATGCCCACCAGATGAGGCAGAAATTGATCATCCTTAACACGCTCACTGTTTACTCGCTGGCGATGATGTTAAAAGTTATTTTAAATCCAACTCCGGATTACTATTCCTCCTTCCTTATCTTACCAGGGCTGCTCACCTTCACAGCAACCACGCTCTGGCTCGTTCCGCACCTTCGAGCACCTTCCGAGAAATTCCCGATATACCTTTTAGCTCCACCTTTGATCATGCTCTTCATGGTTATTTATCCAAAAGCACGACTTAGTGCGACAATATTCAACGCACCAGCCTGGATCACGCAAGTTGCGAGCACTCCAGACGAGATATCTGTAAACAGATCGCAATCAGATGTTATTATTAAAATACTACATTATATTAAAAGCAACAAAAAAGATAATGACACGTTATCAGTGATGCCTGAGGGCATCGGACTGAACTATCTTCTGCGCATGGACAATCCAACTAAATTCATCAACCTTGCTCCTCCTGAATGGTTCACGTTTGGTGGAACGCGAATAGAAAAGGCGTTTACAGCAAACCCTCCGAACTGGATCGTACTCCTCCACAGGGACAACATGGAATACGAGACGGATTACTTTGGAAAAGGCTACGCACAAAACATCATTAGCTGGATCAAAGAAACATATGCGTGCGAAGCCTGTTTCGGTGCACCTCCATTTGAAACGAAAAATGGATTTGGAGCATGCATCTACAGGCTCGCAAACAAACAGAATGAACCGTGATCCCGGAATTTCTATGAGCCCAAAAAAAATTTCCGTCATTATTCCCGCATACAATGCCGAACCATTTCTGCAGGAAGCGATCCAAAGCGTCCTCGACCAAGACTACCCCGATATCGAGTGCATTGTCGTCAATGACGGCTCCACGGACGGGACGGAGGACGTTGCTTTAAGTTTTGGGGACTCCATCACATACATTCGACAAAACAACTCAGGTTGCGCCGGCCCCCCGCGCAACACGGGAATTGACGCTTCAACAGGAGAATACCTCGTATTTTTCGATGCAGACGACATCCTTCTCCCCGGATCATTAAGCATACAAGCCAAGGCACTCGACGATAACCCCTTATGCGGAATCTGTACCACGGACTTCTGCAACTTCAACAACCAAGGAGTCATCGGAAAAAGCCACCATCATTCATTTTGTCCATCCTTCAGAAAACTAATTCAAGAAAAAAACCAACTTGTTCTTGATTCACACGAATCACTTTCTGCACTTTTAAAAGAAAATTTCATCGGATGCTGTCATGCAATGATCAGAAGGAGCATGATAGAGGACAAAACGAGATTTGATGCACGATTGTTTGGCGCTGAAGACTTTCATTTTTACTATAGAATAATATCAAAAACGTCACACATAATAATTTCAACCCCATACATGCACAGGAGAATCCACGAGAACAACGCCACGCACCAGATGGAAAGAATACTGAGTGACCACTTAATTTGTCTAAAAATGCTTTACGATATCGAGGATGACAAAATATTAAAGAGAAAAATTCTCAATCTGTCTGCTTCACTCGACACTGAACTTCTCTGGCATTACAGCAACGACGGGAATACTCGCAAAACTGTCCAGACATGCATTCGCATTTTGCGTCAGTCTCACTCACCCAATGCCATAAAAGCCACCGCAAAGGCACTTTCCCGATGTTTCATACGGCGTCTCTCGCCCAGAACAGTCTAATACAAAAAACGTTTACCACGAAATCTGGCCAACAACAGACACCCGGAAATGCAAAACAAAGAAAGCCCAGGAATTTTCATTCCTGGGCTTTCTAACTTCCTGGTGGGCCATGTAGGACTCGAACCTACAACCAATGGATTAAGAGTCCACTGCTCTACCAATTGAGCTAATGACCCGCTTCGTTGCTGCCGGAGAAGTTCCCGTCAGCGCGGAAGGCGGTATTTACGCGTCTGCCCCCACCTTGTCAACACGGGTTGAAAAAATTTTTGAAAATTCTTCGCACCACCTCGAATGCACTGAATTTATTTTTCAAATTATTCCGTACGCCAACATTCCCATCCCGAGCCCCATCCCAGCCCCCTGCCGGAGCTGCGTCGATCCCCTAAGCATTTGAAGTTCCGGACGGCTTAGGCTAGAATGGCTTGTTTACGACATCTTCAACCGCCCGCCTCGGGCTTTCGGATACGACAATGAACACCATTCTGGGGCTCAGGTTCCGGGAAAACGGCCAGATATACTACTTCGACGCAGCCTCCCACGAGGCCCGCACCGGGCAGTACGTGCTGGTCAAGACCGAACAGGGAACCGCCATGGCCCGCGTGGCCTCCGTCCTGGACACCCTGCCCGCCGACGCCGAGCCAGGCGAGCTCAAGCCCATCCTGCGGCCTGCCCTCCCCGAGGACATGGCCCAGTACGAAGAGAACCGCGTCCTGGCCCGGGACGCCATCCGCCATTGCCGCGAGTGCATCCACGAACGCAACCTGGACATGAAGCTCGTGGATGTGGAAATCCTCCAGGACCGCTCCAAGATGATCTTCTACTTCACCGCTCCCGGGCGCATCGACTTCCGCGAACTGGTGAAGGACCTGGTCAAGGCCTACCGCACGCGCATCGAACTCAGGCAGATCGGCGTGCGCCACGAGACCCAGATGATCGGGGCCATCGGCAACTGCGGCCAGATGTGCTGCTGCGCGCGCTTCATCCGCA
Coding sequences:
- the prsR gene encoding PEP-CTERM-box response regulator transcription factor, which produces MNRTLLIVDDNEDVRQQLKWGLSSEPYTLVFAQGVEEALEKFREHSPQAVTLDLGLPPRTEDASQGFKCLEELRRISPTAKIIVITGFDSREYARRAVDLGAYDFFLKPIDLDELKVMIRRAFHLFEIEQERPARKSAAPRAVHPAGMIGDSTPMREVLAHIEKVAASDVPVLIQGESGTGKELVARAIHELSPRKSGPMVCINCGAVPENLIESEFFGHERGSFTGAVSTVRGKVEYADNGLLFLDEIGELPANLQVKLLRFLQEMVFQRVGGRKNLEVNVRVVAATNIDIQEAMRNGSFREDLFYRIGVVSLKLPPLRERGKDVILLAEHFLRKHHEGTGSAVSGFTQDALDALSSHSWPGNVRELENTVRRAMVMSNSTTISAADLGLTPECPSDLGSPIPANATLKEARSLVEKQMVEAALGRSGGNILKAAEALGISRPTFYDLLRKHGIAL
- a CDS encoding glycosyltransferase family 2 protein, which codes for MNRDPGISMSPKKISVIIPAYNAEPFLQEAIQSVLDQDYPDIECIVVNDGSTDGTEDVALSFGDSITYIRQNNSGCAGPPRNTGIDASTGEYLVFFDADDILLPGSLSIQAKALDDNPLCGICTTDFCNFNNQGVIGKSHHHSFCPSFRKLIQEKNQLVLDSHESLSALLKENFIGCCHAMIRRSMIEDKTRFDARLFGAEDFHFYYRIISKTSHIIISTPYMHRRIHENNATHQMERILSDHLICLKMLYDIEDDKILKRKILNLSASLDTELLWHYSNDGNTRKTVQTCIRILRQSHSPNAIKATAKALSRCFIRRLSPRTV